Within Actinomycetes bacterium, the genomic segment TACAGGTCCTTGTCGAGCGGGCCGGCCGGCTCGATCTTGTTGCGGACCCCGTCGATGCCGGCCATGAGCATGGAGCTGAACGCGAGGTAGGGGTTGCAGGAGGGGTCGGGCACCCGGTACTCGACCCGCTTGGCCTTGGGGCTGCGCGAGTAGAGCGGGATGCGGCAGGCGGCCGAGCGGTTGCGCTGGGAGTAGACGAGGTTGACAGGCGCCTCGTAGCCGGGCACCAGGCGCCGGTAGCTGTTGGTGGTGGGATTGGAGAACGCGGTCAGCGCCGCCGCGTGCGCGAGCAGGCCGCCGATGTACCAGCGGCCCAGGTCGGACAGGCCGGCGTAGCCGGACTCGTCGTAGAACAGCGGCTCACCGTCGTTCCACAGGCTCTGGTGGGTGTGCATGCCCGAGCCGTTGTCCTGGAAGATCGGCTTGGGCATGAACGTGACCGTCTTGCGGTATTTCAGCGCGGTGTTCTTGATGATGTACTTGAACAGCATCAGCCGGTCAGCGGTCTGCAGCAGGGTGCCGAAGCGGATGTCGATCTCGGCTTGGCCGGCAGTGCCCACCTCGTGGTGCTGGACCTCGACCGGGATGCCGGCCGCCTCCAGGGCCAGCGCCATCTCCGAGCGCAGGTCCTGGTAGTGGTCCATGGGCGGGACGGGGAAGTAGCCCTCCTTGTACCTGGGCTTGTAGCCGAGGTTGTTGCCGCCCTCCTCGGCGCCGGAGTTCCAGACCCCCTCGACCGCGTCCACGAAGTGGTAGGCGGAGTGCTGGTTCTGGTCGAAGCGGACCGAGTCGAAGATGTAGAACTCAGCCTCCGGACCCCAGTAGGAGGTGTCGGCGATGCCGGTCCCCTTCAGGTACGCCTCGGCCTTGCTGGCCACGTACCTGGGGTCGCGGGTGTAGGGCTCGCCGGTGACCGGGTCCTTCACGAAGCAGTTGAGGATGAGGGTGGGGTGGGCCCGGAACGGGTCGAGGACC encodes:
- the glnA gene encoding type I glutamate--ammonia ligase → MTESVGDVLSLVQDNGVQIVDLRFADLPGLMQHFSVPAHELTEESFEEGFGFDGSSIRGFQEIQESDMILVPDVTTAVLDPFRAHPTLILNCFVKDPVTGEPYTRDPRYVASKAEAYLKGTGIADTSYWGPEAEFYIFDSVRFDQNQHSAYHFVDAVEGVWNSGAEEGGNNLGYKPRYKEGYFPVPPMDHYQDLRSEMALALEAAGIPVEVQHHEVGTAGQAEIDIRFGTLLQTADRLMLFKYIIKNTALKYRKTVTFMPKPIFQDNGSGMHTHQSLWNDGEPLFYDESGYAGLSDLGRWYIGGLLAHAAALTAFSNPTTNSYRRLVPGYEAPVNLVYSQRNRSAACRIPLYSRSPKAKRVEYRVPDPSCNPYLAFSSMLMAGIDGVRNKIEPAGPLDKDLYDLPPAELAEIPQVPSSLDESLAALEADHAFLLEGDVFTSDVIETWVAYKREAEVDAVRLRPHPWEFALYYDI